One Papio anubis isolate 15944 chromosome 9, Panubis1.0, whole genome shotgun sequence genomic window carries:
- the MYL6B gene encoding myosin light chain 6B isoform X2: protein MPPKKDVPVKKPAGPSISKPAAKPAAAAAGAPPAKSKAEPAVPQAPQKTQEPPIDLSKVVIEFNKDQLEEFKEAFELFDRVGDGKILYSQCGDVMRALGQNPTNAEVLKVLGNPKSDELKSRRVDFETFLPMLQAVAKNRDQGTYEDYLEGLRVFDKEGDGKVMGAELRHVLTTLGEKMTEEEVETVLAGHEDSNGCINYEAFLKHILSV, encoded by the exons ATGCCTCCCAAGAAGGATGTTCCCGTGAAGAAACCAGCAGGGCCCTCCATCTCCAAACCTGCTGCtaagccagcagcagcagcagcaggggctCCTCCAGCCAAGAGCAAAGCTGAGCCAGCTGTCCCCCAGGCCCCTCAGAAAACCCAGGAGCCTCCAATCGATCTCTCCAAAGTAGTG ATCGAGTTTAACAAGGACCAGCTGGAGG aGTTCAAGGAGGCCTTCGAGCTGTTTGACCGAGTGGGGGATGGCAAGATCCTGTACAGCCAGTGTGGGGACGTGATGAGGGCCCTGGGCCAGAACCCCACCAACGCCGAGGTGCTCAAGGTCCTGGGGAACCCCAAGAGTGATG AGCTGAAGTCCCGGCGTGTGGACTTTGAAACTTTCCTGCCCATGCTCCAGGCAGTGGCCAAGAACCGGGACCAAGGCACATATGAGGACTACTTGGAGGGGCTTCGTGTGTTTGACAAGGAGGGGGACGGCAAAGTCATGGGAGCAGAGCTCAGACATGTTCTTACCACCCTCG GAGAGAAGATGactgaggaggaggtggagactgTTCTGGCAGGACATGAGGACAGCAACGGCTGCATCAACTACGAGG CCTTCTTGAAACACATCCTAAGCGTCTGA
- the MYL6 gene encoding myosin light polypeptide 6 isoform X2, whose protein sequence is MCDFTEDQTAEFKEAFQLFDRTGDGKILYSQCGDVMRALGQNPTNAEVLKVLGNPKSDEMNVKVLDFEHFLPMLQTVAKNKDQGTYEDYVEGLRVFDKEGNGTVMGAEIRHVLVTLGEKMTEEEVEMLVAGHEDSNGCINYEAFVRHILSG, encoded by the exons ATG TGTGACTTCACCGAAGACCAGACCGCAG AGTTCAAGGAGGCCTTCCAGCTGTTTGACCGAACAGGTGATGGCAAGATCCTGTACAGCCAGTGTGGGGACGTGATGAGGGCCCTGGGCCAGAACCCTACCAACGCCGAGGTGCTCAAGGTCCTGGGGAACCCCAAGAGTGATG AGATGAACGTGAAGGTGCTGGACTTTGAGCACTTTCTGCCCATGCTGCAGACAGTGGCCAAGAACAAGGACCAGGGCACCTATGAGGATTATGTCGAAGGACTTCGGGTGTTTGACAAGGAAGGAAATGGCACTGTCATGGGTGCTGAAATCCGGCATGTTCTTGTCACACTGG GTGAGAAGATGACAGAGGAAGAAGTAGAGATGCTGGTGGCAGGGCACGAGGACAGCAATGGTTGTATCAACTATGAAG CGTTTGTGAGGCATATCCTGTCGGGGTGA
- the MYL6B gene encoding myosin light chain 6B isoform X1 — MPPKKDVPVKKPAGPSISKPAAKPAAAAAGAPPAKSKAEPAVPQAPQKTQEPPIDLSKVVIEFNKDQLEEFKEAFELFDRVGDGKILYSQCGDVMRALGQNPTNAEVLKVLGNPKSDELKSRRVDFETFLPMLQAVAKNRDQGTYEDYLEGLRVFDKEGDGKVMGAELRHVLTTLGEAGKGDQNYFRVERGMGWARKKTGQISRASRRITILQVVGRRLRRSELWG; from the exons ATGCCTCCCAAGAAGGATGTTCCCGTGAAGAAACCAGCAGGGCCCTCCATCTCCAAACCTGCTGCtaagccagcagcagcagcagcaggggctCCTCCAGCCAAGAGCAAAGCTGAGCCAGCTGTCCCCCAGGCCCCTCAGAAAACCCAGGAGCCTCCAATCGATCTCTCCAAAGTAGTG ATCGAGTTTAACAAGGACCAGCTGGAGG aGTTCAAGGAGGCCTTCGAGCTGTTTGACCGAGTGGGGGATGGCAAGATCCTGTACAGCCAGTGTGGGGACGTGATGAGGGCCCTGGGCCAGAACCCCACCAACGCCGAGGTGCTCAAGGTCCTGGGGAACCCCAAGAGTGATG AGCTGAAGTCCCGGCGTGTGGACTTTGAAACTTTCCTGCCCATGCTCCAGGCAGTGGCCAAGAACCGGGACCAAGGCACATATGAGGACTACTTGGAGGGGCTTCGTGTGTTTGACAAGGAGGGGGACGGCAAAGTCATGGGAGCAGAGCTCAGACATGTTCTTACCACCCTCGGTGAGGCAGGCAAGGGGGACCAGAACTACTTTAGAGTGGAGAGGGGAATGGGGTGGGCCAGAAAAAAGACTGGCCAGATAAGCAGAGCCAGCAGGAGGATTACTATCCTGCAGGTTGTCGGCAGGAGACTGAGAAGGTCAGAGCTGTGGGGGTAG
- the MYL6 gene encoding myosin light polypeptide 6 isoform X1: protein MCDFTEDQTAEFKEAFQLFDRTGDGKILYSQCGDVMRALGQNPTNAEVLKVLGNPKSDEMNVKVLDFEHFLPMLQTVAKNKDQGTYEDYVEGLRVFDKEGNGTVMGAEIRHVLVTLGEKMTEEEVEMLVAGHEDSNGCINYEELVRMVLNG, encoded by the exons ATG TGTGACTTCACCGAAGACCAGACCGCAG AGTTCAAGGAGGCCTTCCAGCTGTTTGACCGAACAGGTGATGGCAAGATCCTGTACAGCCAGTGTGGGGACGTGATGAGGGCCCTGGGCCAGAACCCTACCAACGCCGAGGTGCTCAAGGTCCTGGGGAACCCCAAGAGTGATG AGATGAACGTGAAGGTGCTGGACTTTGAGCACTTTCTGCCCATGCTGCAGACAGTGGCCAAGAACAAGGACCAGGGCACCTATGAGGATTATGTCGAAGGACTTCGGGTGTTTGACAAGGAAGGAAATGGCACTGTCATGGGTGCTGAAATCCGGCATGTTCTTGTCACACTGG GTGAGAAGATGACAGAGGAAGAAGTAGAGATGCTGGTGGCAGGGCACGAGGACAGCAATGGTTGTATCAACTATGAAG AGCTCGTCCGCATGGTGCTGAATGGCTGA